From a region of the Apibacter sp. B3706 genome:
- a CDS encoding ArnT family glycosyltransferase encodes MKNNNTKHIIVLFCTSLIILGVNLGVMPVNIMEARNFITAREMVQDGHWFLTTLNGEPRYEKPPLPTWMTAFFGYLFGFHSVAILRISVVLVTMLLVFYIYKFSLKLGLTGQTGFQNGLILLTSFYVYFAGRDNQWDIYCHSFMIVSIFYLWNLLRLKNGAIKNSILGGIFLAFSMLSKGPVSLYALILPFLISYGFIYKFNFKNKKILKPLCIYILIGLIGGLSWSAYVHWMDPEHLNSMAKKETARWINDYNSKSFFYYWSFFTQSGVWTISSLVALFYPYMKNKVSNLKAYQFTLLWTLFSLLLLSFIPEKKVRYILPTLIPLALNTGFYIEFILKGIKNKKDSVLIKINFGLLGLVGIVYPLVIYLFFKEKITRQSDWALYSSLVLFIVGISIMYFLIKKSWHRVFNSIILLQCVVIIFVFPLAKSFLYNPNYKSVKDLHRFTANKMTLYDYKYMSPEIVWDYEDKIPSIDKVGIRDQLVLKNKNYVGVLCFQKDTENLIKELSSIYNVKKVSYVDLNTVAPSGKSYKERLARDFLIIYKKSNSNQE; translated from the coding sequence ATGAAAAATAATAACACTAAGCATATAATAGTATTGTTTTGCACTTCTCTGATTATATTAGGGGTAAACTTAGGAGTCATGCCGGTTAATATAATGGAGGCACGAAACTTTATCACTGCAAGAGAAATGGTGCAAGACGGACATTGGTTTTTGACTACATTAAACGGTGAACCTAGGTATGAAAAACCACCTCTTCCAACTTGGATGACTGCTTTTTTTGGGTATTTATTCGGATTTCATTCGGTGGCAATTTTACGTATATCCGTAGTTCTTGTGACTATGCTCCTCGTATTTTATATCTATAAATTTTCACTGAAATTAGGGCTTACGGGGCAAACCGGTTTTCAAAACGGATTGATTCTATTAACTTCTTTTTATGTTTATTTTGCGGGTAGAGATAACCAATGGGATATTTATTGTCACAGTTTTATGATTGTTTCAATATTTTATCTATGGAATTTATTACGTTTGAAAAACGGTGCAATAAAAAATTCAATACTGGGAGGAATTTTTCTTGCCTTTTCCATGCTTAGTAAAGGTCCTGTTTCATTATATGCATTGATTCTTCCGTTTTTAATTTCTTATGGGTTTATTTACAAATTTAATTTTAAAAATAAAAAGATTTTAAAACCACTATGTATATATATACTTATTGGTCTTATAGGAGGCCTTTCTTGGTCGGCTTATGTACATTGGATGGATCCGGAACATTTGAATTCAATGGCAAAAAAAGAAACGGCCCGATGGATTAATGATTATAACTCCAAATCCTTTTTTTATTATTGGAGCTTTTTTACTCAATCCGGAGTATGGACGATATCTTCCTTAGTAGCTCTCTTTTATCCTTATATGAAAAATAAGGTTTCCAACCTTAAAGCCTATCAATTTACCTTACTGTGGACACTATTTTCCTTGCTTTTACTCAGTTTTATTCCGGAAAAAAAAGTACGGTATATTTTGCCCACCTTAATTCCCCTTGCTTTGAATACAGGATTCTATATAGAATTCATTCTTAAGGGAATTAAAAATAAAAAAGATTCTGTGTTGATTAAGATAAACTTTGGGTTATTAGGTTTAGTAGGAATTGTTTATCCTTTGGTAATATATTTATTTTTTAAAGAAAAAATTACGCGACAATCCGATTGGGCTTTATACTCATCCCTGGTTTTATTTATAGTAGGAATTAGTATTATGTATTTCCTTATTAAAAAATCTTGGCACCGTGTATTTAATTCAATTATACTATTACAATGTGTGGTTATCATTTTTGTTTTCCCTCTAGCCAAAAGTTTTTTGTATAATCCCAATTACAAATCTGTAAAAGATTTGCATAGATTTACTGCGAATAAAATGACCTTGTATGATTATAAATACATGTCACCCGAAATTGTTTGGGATTACGAAGATAAGATTCCATCTATTGACAAGGTAGGAATTAGAGATCAATTGGTATTAAAAAATAAAAATTATGTCGGAGTCCTTTGCTTTCAAAAAGATACGGAAAATTTAATTAAAGAATTAAGCTCAATTTATAACGTTAAAAAAGTTTCGTATGTTGATTTAAATACTGTGGCTCCTTCCGGCAAATCATACAAAGAGAGATTAGCTCGTGACTTCCTGATTATTTATAAAAAATCAAATTCAAATCAAGAATAA
- a CDS encoding UDP-N-acetylmuramoyl-tripeptide--D-alanyl-D-alanine ligase: protein MTIIELYSIFLQSSGIATDTRKIKKGNLFFALKGNNFDGNRFAEQAIKNGALAAVVDDIDVSNPEKGIFYFENSLVALQNLARYHRNQINIPVIGLTGSNGKTTSKELIASVLSEKFNVLYTKGNLNNHIGVPLTILSINTEHEIAIIEMGANHRKEIELLSGISQPTIGYITNFGKAHLEGFGGKEGVIKGKSELYAFLREYKKTALINTDDPLQVSLSQGIEKITFGSHGSYTFSLLGNNHRVSIQYKDLVINSQLTGQYNFTNICAAFSLGLYFGIDTHKIKKGIENYTPQNQRSQVVEKENVVLVLDTYNANPSSMEVSLENFSHFKGTKSIIIGDMYELGSESVLEHQKIVNLAEKLNFDFIYLVGENFYSTNTMTTRVQKFHSTNDMKEYLKSHTLPTQNILLKGSRAMALERLIDFLP, encoded by the coding sequence ATGACAATTATTGAATTATATTCCATTTTTTTGCAATCTTCAGGAATTGCAACGGACACCAGAAAAATTAAAAAAGGCAATTTATTTTTTGCTTTAAAAGGAAATAATTTTGATGGAAATAGATTTGCTGAACAAGCAATAAAGAATGGCGCTTTAGCTGCCGTTGTAGATGATATTGATGTATCAAATCCTGAAAAAGGCATTTTCTATTTTGAAAATTCTTTAGTTGCTTTACAAAATTTAGCAAGATATCATAGAAATCAAATAAACATTCCTGTTATTGGTTTAACCGGAAGTAATGGTAAAACTACTTCTAAAGAACTAATAGCTTCCGTTTTAAGTGAAAAATTTAATGTTTTATACACAAAGGGCAATCTAAATAACCATATTGGAGTGCCGCTTACCATCTTATCTATAAATACTGAGCATGAAATTGCTATTATTGAAATGGGAGCCAATCATCGTAAAGAAATTGAATTATTAAGCGGTATTTCACAACCAACTATTGGCTATATAACAAATTTTGGTAAAGCTCATTTAGAAGGCTTTGGTGGCAAAGAAGGAGTAATTAAAGGAAAATCAGAACTTTATGCTTTCTTGAGAGAGTATAAAAAAACGGCTCTGATAAATACCGACGATCCTTTACAAGTTTCCTTGAGTCAAGGAATAGAAAAAATAACTTTCGGTTCTCATGGCTCATATACTTTCTCTTTATTAGGAAATAACCATCGGGTTAGTATTCAATATAAAGACCTTGTAATTAATTCTCAACTTACCGGTCAATACAATTTTACAAATATTTGCGCTGCTTTTTCCTTAGGGCTTTATTTTGGCATAGATACGCATAAGATTAAAAAAGGGATTGAAAATTATACCCCTCAAAATCAACGTTCACAAGTTGTGGAAAAGGAAAACGTAGTTTTAGTATTAGACACCTATAATGCTAATCCGAGCAGTATGGAAGTATCCTTAGAAAATTTTTCTCATTTTAAAGGAACTAAATCTATAATTATTGGAGATATGTATGAATTGGGCAGCGAATCGGTTTTAGAACATCAAAAGATTGTAAATCTTGCAGAAAAGTTAAATTTTGATTTTATTTATTTAGTTGGTGAAAATTTTTATTCAACCAACACGATGACTACCAGAGTTCAAAAATTTCATTCAACTAATGATATGAAAGAATATCTTAAAAGCCATACCCTACCAACGCAAAATATTTTATTGAAAGGTTCTCGCGCCATGGCTTTAGAAAGGCTTATCGATTTTTTACCCTAA
- a CDS encoding OmpH family outer membrane protein — protein sequence MKKTLTYALLLLFSFGIAQKMAYVDTQYILKQLPQYQQSEQRLDHEVKKWQEEIVNRQSMLEKLRIEYENEKVLLTEDQQKSRLMSIDSTDKALHEFIEKKFGSKGESVNLRINLVKPIQDQIWNAINAIAIKDKYNLILDKSSDLIMVYTDSKYDITDKVLKQLGIATKKKEDKNGKSSSMISNSDEVDDKEAKIKNAKNSDENAIDKKDKESTKKQQKSGWGRKYVPKNKQTKKEQVQKEEVNEVSSEKVDEVSEEKNINNVKSKDYPKEEDVHEITAPAPKNKESKTVNNKESKTTIKSQPKSGYGSKYIPKKKTQNNNQTNDKTSK from the coding sequence ATGAAGAAAACATTGACATATGCTCTGCTCTTGCTTTTTAGTTTTGGCATTGCTCAAAAAATGGCTTACGTAGATACGCAGTATATTTTAAAACAATTGCCGCAATATCAACAATCAGAACAAAGACTTGACCATGAAGTTAAAAAATGGCAGGAAGAGATTGTTAACAGACAATCCATGTTAGAAAAACTTCGTATTGAGTATGAGAATGAAAAAGTTTTATTAACAGAGGATCAGCAAAAGTCAAGGTTGATGTCAATTGATAGCACAGATAAGGCGCTCCATGAATTTATTGAAAAAAAATTCGGATCAAAAGGAGAATCAGTCAATCTAAGAATTAATTTGGTTAAACCTATACAAGATCAAATTTGGAATGCAATAAATGCCATAGCTATAAAAGATAAATATAATTTAATCTTAGACAAATCGTCAGATTTAATTATGGTTTATACAGATTCCAAATATGACATCACAGATAAAGTGTTGAAACAATTAGGAATTGCAACCAAAAAGAAAGAGGATAAAAATGGTAAATCATCTTCTATGATATCCAATTCAGATGAAGTTGATGATAAAGAAGCTAAAATTAAAAATGCTAAGAATTCTGATGAAAATGCAATAGATAAAAAAGATAAAGAATCTACTAAAAAGCAACAAAAATCAGGATGGGGAAGAAAGTATGTTCCTAAAAACAAACAAACTAAAAAGGAACAGGTTCAAAAAGAAGAAGTAAATGAAGTTTCTTCTGAAAAAGTAGATGAAGTTTCAGAGGAAAAAAATATAAATAATGTAAAAAGTAAAGATTATCCTAAGGAGGAAGATGTACATGAAATAACTGCACCGGCTCCTAAGAATAAAGAAAGTAAAACAGTAAATAATAAAGAATCTAAAACTACCATTAAATCGCAACCAAAATCAGGATATGGTAGTAAGTATATACCTAAGAAAAAAACTCAAAATAATAATCAAACTAATGATAAAACAAGTAAATAA
- a CDS encoding OmpH family outer membrane protein, with amino-acid sequence MKKITLVFLLTAFVGAFQLVKAQNIAHVNSMELLSLMPEKKAADDQLKTLADQKKAEIKKQEDSFSAKYEKIQKDLQGKSQADLEKMKDQLQKYEEDFQKDQQSLVALREEAAKALDKKQADLYEPIMKKAQDAIDSVAKAKGYLYVFDTSQPSLLYAEGPNILNDVKAKLGIK; translated from the coding sequence ATGAAGAAAATCACATTAGTATTCCTCTTAACTGCATTTGTTGGAGCTTTTCAATTAGTTAAAGCTCAAAATATAGCTCATGTTAATTCAATGGAATTATTAAGCCTGATGCCTGAAAAAAAAGCAGCTGATGATCAATTAAAAACATTAGCAGACCAAAAAAAGGCAGAAATTAAAAAACAAGAAGACAGTTTTTCTGCTAAGTATGAAAAAATTCAAAAAGATTTGCAAGGAAAATCACAAGCTGATCTTGAAAAAATGAAAGATCAACTTCAAAAATACGAAGAAGATTTCCAAAAAGATCAACAAAGTCTAGTAGCTTTAAGAGAAGAAGCAGCAAAAGCTTTAGATAAAAAACAAGCAGATTTATATGAGCCTATCATGAAAAAAGCACAAGATGCAATTGATAGTGTTGCTAAAGCTAAAGGTTACCTTTATGTTTTTGATACTTCTCAACCATCTCTTTTATATGCTGAAGGACCAAATATTCTAAATGATGTTAAAGCTAAATTAGGAATAAAATAA
- a CDS encoding glycosyltransferase, with amino-acid sequence MEYELTVIIPVFNEEDNLERVKEEMLAFLHAAKKKSKVLFVNDGSKDSSLSVIQKICNENQEFFYISFDKNYGLSAAIKAGFDYADTQWVGYIDADLQTSPMDFNILLDYADQYQLVTGVRSNRKDSKVKNLSSKIANGIRRAFTHDGMDDTGCPLKIIQTEYAKKIPMFKGLHRFLPAMILLQNGKIKQLPVQHFERIAGKSKFHLWNRLIGPLSDCFAYIWMKNKYINYKVAEKKI; translated from the coding sequence ATGGAATATGAATTAACGGTAATAATACCGGTTTTTAATGAAGAAGATAATCTTGAACGAGTTAAAGAAGAAATGTTGGCATTTCTACATGCTGCTAAGAAAAAGTCAAAAGTACTTTTTGTTAACGACGGTTCTAAAGATTCAAGTCTTTCGGTAATTCAAAAAATTTGCAACGAGAATCAAGAATTCTTTTATATATCATTCGATAAAAATTATGGATTAAGTGCCGCAATAAAGGCCGGATTTGATTATGCCGATACACAATGGGTTGGATATATTGATGCAGATCTTCAAACATCTCCCATGGATTTCAACATTCTTTTAGATTATGCGGATCAATACCAATTGGTTACAGGAGTTCGATCCAACAGGAAAGACAGTAAAGTTAAGAATCTTTCATCGAAAATTGCGAATGGAATCCGACGTGCTTTTACTCATGACGGGATGGATGATACGGGGTGTCCTTTAAAAATTATTCAAACTGAATATGCGAAAAAAATTCCGATGTTTAAAGGATTGCATCGTTTTCTACCGGCAATGATATTACTTCAAAACGGGAAAATTAAACAACTTCCGGTTCAGCATTTCGAAAGAATAGCCGGTAAATCCAAATTTCATTTATGGAATCGTCTGATTGGACCTCTAAGTGATTGCTTTGCTTACATTTGGATGAAAAATAAATATATCAATTATAAAGTAGCTGAGAAAAAAATATGA
- a CDS encoding tetratricopeptide repeat protein, translating into MKKIIYSILILSLLGGCSTKKNGITHRTYHRITTWNNTLFNGQEALNEELKSRNSRYRDNFSAILPVEPGNPFVEEKENSLDNFLASSDNNTANLSGELKDNLKNLDAQGAINSLSDAFGKMLGAGNDSKAQGYDKAIEKGKKAVEKHSMLIKGKEYNSMMSEAYLLLARAYYYKRDPFESLNYLNYMNSTLVKNTKKAQVEGYMALAQAQSGNSFQANEIYEKLINQKLKKRDAKFISKIYSQFLIDEKRYSEAVKALEVAKKYNKCNTNQARFSFIQGQLSEKLNEKDLARNYYNLAFKKKSTPELEIKSQIALSRLYKKEDSLAYTNRIKFLKGLTKKGLYQSRKNEIYYAMGLTSLKEERNKDAMNYFFASLKEEESDPQIRALVYQEIGDNYFSKPDYVYASAYYDSAISRFVDPAMKRKLTAKNKVLGEVTKKYYLVKKNDSIITVAKMLPEQRNNYYQKYINQLKEKEEKERLQQEKNQRRENNTEFATESFENTTSAFTMITPNTKGKWYFYNNNLKQVGQSEFRKQWGDRMLEDNWRISNKISNLDDVKTQLSGQSDSKNPRRFEVEYYTENLPKSQSEIDVLKNQRDSVELSLGILYYDQLHDVKSATSTLEHLLSTQPYNEEIKVLAMYNLYRFNQGENQVLAKKYSDIITSQYPDTKYAYAILHPQVNELKTNSSDAILFYENAYQKYKRGNYSEVKDMAIQALSKYPKDEIIAKFALLSAFCDAKLGNKEEFEQSLEHIAVLYKDKEEGKKAADLLKFFKDKEKESNKKSVKANDPDIKTNMPVLETNSMNLPTLENWQNNDVDIDSKD; encoded by the coding sequence ATGAAGAAAATTATATATTCAATTCTGATTTTAAGCCTTTTGGGAGGCTGCTCAACCAAAAAAAACGGGATAACTCATCGTACGTATCATCGGATTACTACTTGGAACAATACTTTATTCAACGGGCAAGAAGCATTAAATGAAGAATTGAAATCAAGAAACTCAAGATACAGGGATAATTTTTCTGCCATTTTACCGGTAGAACCGGGTAATCCTTTTGTGGAGGAAAAAGAAAATTCTCTTGATAATTTCTTAGCAAGTTCAGATAATAACACTGCAAATCTATCAGGAGAACTAAAAGATAATTTAAAAAATTTAGATGCCCAAGGAGCCATAAATTCCTTATCTGACGCTTTTGGAAAGATGTTAGGTGCAGGTAATGATTCAAAAGCGCAAGGTTATGACAAAGCTATAGAAAAAGGAAAGAAAGCCGTCGAAAAACACTCAATGCTTATAAAAGGAAAAGAATATAATTCTATGATGAGTGAGGCTTATCTTTTATTAGCCAGAGCTTATTATTATAAAAGAGATCCGTTTGAATCTCTTAACTATTTGAATTATATGAATTCAACTTTAGTAAAAAATACAAAAAAAGCTCAAGTTGAAGGTTATATGGCCTTAGCACAAGCGCAGTCAGGAAATTCTTTTCAAGCGAATGAGATTTATGAAAAACTCATCAATCAAAAATTAAAAAAAAGAGATGCAAAATTTATCTCTAAAATATATTCTCAATTTTTAATTGATGAAAAAAGATATTCTGAAGCTGTAAAAGCTCTAGAAGTTGCAAAAAAATATAATAAATGCAATACAAACCAAGCTCGTTTTAGTTTTATTCAAGGTCAATTATCAGAAAAATTGAACGAAAAGGATTTGGCAAGAAACTATTATAATTTAGCTTTTAAGAAAAAATCTACTCCCGAGTTGGAGATCAAATCACAAATTGCTTTATCTAGATTGTATAAAAAAGAGGATAGCTTAGCTTATACGAATAGAATTAAATTTTTAAAAGGGTTAACCAAAAAAGGATTGTACCAATCCAGAAAAAATGAAATATACTATGCAATGGGTCTAACTTCCCTAAAAGAAGAAAGAAATAAAGATGCGATGAACTATTTTTTTGCCTCTTTAAAAGAGGAAGAGAGTGATCCTCAAATACGAGCATTAGTTTATCAAGAAATAGGAGATAATTATTTTTCAAAACCTGACTATGTCTATGCAAGTGCCTATTATGATAGCGCAATTTCAAGATTTGTTGATCCGGCAATGAAAAGAAAATTAACAGCTAAAAATAAAGTTTTAGGAGAAGTAACCAAAAAATATTATTTAGTAAAAAAGAATGATAGTATTATAACGGTTGCTAAAATGTTACCCGAGCAAAGAAATAATTATTATCAAAAATATATAAATCAACTAAAAGAAAAAGAAGAAAAAGAAAGATTACAACAAGAAAAGAATCAAAGAAGAGAAAATAATACCGAGTTTGCTACCGAATCGTTTGAAAATACAACATCTGCATTTACGATGATTACACCCAATACCAAAGGAAAATGGTATTTTTATAATAATAACCTGAAGCAAGTAGGTCAATCAGAATTTAGAAAACAATGGGGGGATAGAATGTTGGAGGATAACTGGCGAATAAGCAATAAGATTTCTAATTTAGATGATGTTAAAACGCAATTATCCGGTCAATCGGATTCTAAGAATCCTAGACGATTTGAGGTTGAATATTATACAGAAAATTTACCTAAAAGTCAATCAGAAATAGATGTTTTAAAAAATCAAAGAGATTCTGTGGAATTATCATTAGGAATTTTATATTACGATCAGTTACATGATGTAAAATCAGCTACCTCCACTTTAGAACATTTATTATCAACTCAACCTTACAATGAGGAAATAAAAGTTTTGGCAATGTATAACTTGTATCGATTTAATCAAGGAGAAAATCAAGTGTTAGCAAAAAAATACTCAGATATAATAACTAGCCAATATCCTGATACTAAATATGCTTACGCTATTTTGCATCCTCAAGTTAATGAGTTAAAAACTAATTCTTCAGATGCAATCTTGTTTTATGAAAATGCCTATCAAAAATACAAAAGAGGTAACTATTCAGAAGTAAAAGACATGGCAATTCAGGCACTTTCCAAATATCCCAAAGATGAGATAATAGCTAAATTTGCCTTACTTTCTGCTTTTTGCGATGCAAAATTAGGAAATAAAGAAGAGTTTGAACAATCGTTAGAACACATTGCTGTCTTATATAAAGATAAAGAAGAGGGAAAGAAGGCTGCAGATTTATTAAAATTCTTTAAAGATAAAGAAAAGGAAAGCAACAAAAAATCTGTAAAAGCAAATGATCCTGATATCAAAACTAATATGCCGGTATTAGAAACAAACTCAATGAATTTGCCTACATTAGAAAATTGGCAAAACAATGACGTGGATATTGATAGTAAAGATTAA
- a CDS encoding lipid-A-disaccharide synthase N-terminal domain-containing protein: MKNILAENLFFNDLFAKYFTLSLGFLAQILFSSRMIIQWISAEKNKKVTSDLIFWQVSLVASFFLFVYGYLRHDFSIMLGQLITYYIYIRNIQLHDAWMKYHVVFRYILYLFPVVAIIFSLWNSAFDLHKLFSRENIPLWLLIWGSLGQVLFTMRFIYQWIYSEKIKKSELPMGFWILSLTGSLMIFIYSIIRKDPVLFAGHIIGIIVYTRNIIILKKSDS; this comes from the coding sequence ATGAAAAATATCTTAGCTGAGAATCTTTTTTTTAATGATCTATTTGCAAAGTATTTTACCTTAAGTTTAGGTTTTCTTGCACAAATACTTTTTTCAAGTAGAATGATAATTCAATGGATTTCAGCAGAAAAAAATAAAAAGGTTACTTCTGATCTCATCTTTTGGCAGGTAAGTCTTGTTGCTTCCTTCTTTTTATTCGTTTACGGATATTTAAGACATGATTTTTCAATTATGTTAGGGCAGTTGATAACTTATTACATTTACATTAGGAATATTCAGCTTCATGATGCCTGGATGAAATATCATGTAGTTTTTAGATATATTTTATATTTATTTCCTGTAGTGGCAATTATATTTAGCCTTTGGAACAGTGCTTTTGATTTACATAAACTTTTTAGCAGGGAAAATATACCCTTATGGTTACTTATATGGGGAAGCCTCGGACAAGTTTTGTTTACTATGCGATTTATCTATCAATGGATTTATTCGGAAAAAATTAAGAAATCTGAATTGCCTATGGGCTTTTGGATTTTAAGTCTTACCGGATCATTGATGATCTTTATTTATTCAATTATTAGAAAAGACCCTGTATTATTTGCCGGGCACATTATAGGAATTATTGTTTATACAAGAAACATAATTATCCTGAAGAAAAGTGATAGTTAA
- the mdh gene encoding malate dehydrogenase, which yields MKVTVVGAGAVGATCADNIARKEIVDELVIVDIKEGFAEGKALDLTQTTSLLGFDTTITGSTNDYSKTAGSHVAVITSGIPRKPGMSREDLIGTNAGIVKDVATNILKYSPEAILVIISNPMDTMTYLALKSLGLPKSRVIGMGGALDSSRFKTYLSLASGASQNDIQATVIGGHGDTTMIPLTRFASCQGVPFSKILSADKLEKVASDTMVGGATLTKLLGTSAWYAPGAAGAAVVESIIRDEKKVIPCSVYLDGEYGETDICIGVPVVLGKNGIEKIVELELNDTEKAKFKASADAVRNMNNVLYEMKVL from the coding sequence ATGAAAGTAACTGTAGTAGGCGCCGGAGCCGTAGGGGCTACTTGTGCTGATAACATTGCAAGGAAAGAAATAGTTGACGAACTAGTAATCGTTGATATAAAAGAAGGTTTTGCCGAAGGTAAAGCTTTAGATTTAACACAAACCACATCACTTTTAGGATTTGACACTACTATTACGGGAAGTACTAACGATTATTCTAAAACTGCCGGATCTCACGTTGCCGTGATTACTTCAGGTATTCCCAGAAAACCGGGAATGAGTCGTGAAGATCTTATTGGTACTAATGCAGGAATTGTTAAAGACGTTGCAACTAACATATTAAAATATTCTCCGGAAGCTATATTGGTAATCATTTCGAATCCTATGGATACTATGACCTATTTAGCTCTTAAATCTTTAGGATTACCTAAATCTAGAGTTATTGGTATGGGAGGAGCATTGGATTCATCTCGTTTCAAAACCTACTTATCTTTAGCTAGTGGAGCTTCTCAAAACGATATTCAAGCTACGGTTATAGGGGGACACGGGGATACAACGATGATTCCTTTAACTCGTTTTGCTTCTTGCCAAGGGGTACCTTTTTCAAAAATATTATCTGCAGATAAATTAGAAAAAGTTGCTTCTGATACAATGGTTGGTGGTGCTACATTAACTAAACTATTAGGAACTTCAGCATGGTATGCTCCCGGAGCTGCCGGAGCTGCAGTGGTTGAATCCATTATTAGAGACGAGAAAAAAGTAATTCCTTGTTCCGTTTACCTAGACGGTGAATATGGTGAAACCGATATTTGTATTGGAGTACCTGTAGTTTTAGGTAAAAACGGTATTGAAAAAATTGTTGAATTGGAACTCAATGATACTGAAAAAGCTAAATTTAAAGCTTCAGCTGATGCGGTAAGGAATATGAATAATGTTTTATACGAAATGAAGGTTCTATAA
- a CDS encoding Kdo domain containing protein: MRKYILNKKYQESKDELLNIINNFDSYDEILGNPERNVIKKVPFKGDYITIKSFKKPHLINKFVYRYFRKSKARRSFEHGTKLLELDILNPEPLGYIENFDIMGLTSSYYISKYVSYDFTLRELYDQPDGFECVKAFARFSYYVHTKGVYIKDNTPGNTLIIRKNNDYEMYLVDLNRMEFHEELSFDIKMKSLSNNIKEQPYLDLLIEEYSKVSGYPLHEVKSKIDHYQKEFNRKIESKAKFKRFLKKIFK, translated from the coding sequence ATGCGCAAATACATTCTAAACAAAAAATATCAGGAAAGCAAAGATGAATTATTAAACATTATCAATAATTTTGATAGTTATGATGAAATACTTGGAAACCCGGAAAGAAATGTTATAAAAAAAGTTCCTTTTAAGGGAGATTATATTACGATTAAAAGTTTTAAAAAACCTCACTTAATAAATAAATTTGTATACCGATATTTTAGAAAATCCAAAGCTAGAAGATCTTTTGAACACGGAACAAAACTTTTGGAATTAGATATATTAAATCCTGAACCTTTAGGCTATATTGAAAATTTTGATATCATGGGTTTAACTTCCAGTTATTACATATCAAAATATGTTTCCTATGATTTTACCTTGCGTGAATTATATGATCAACCGGATGGTTTTGAATGTGTGAAAGCCTTTGCTCGGTTTTCCTACTATGTTCATACTAAAGGGGTTTATATTAAAGATAATACACCCGGAAATACTCTTATTATCCGTAAAAATAACGATTACGAAATGTATTTGGTAGATTTAAACAGAATGGAATTTCATGAAGAGTTATCTTTTGATATTAAGATGAAAAGTTTATCAAATAATATTAAGGAGCAACCCTATCTGGACCTATTAATTGAAGAATATTCTAAGGTTTCCGGATATCCTTTACATGAAGTAAAATCTAAAATTGATCATTATCAGAAAGAATTTAATCGTAAAATTGAATCGAAAGCAAAATTTAAACGTTTTTTAAAAAAAATATTTAAATAG